From the genome of Desulfatibacillum aliphaticivorans DSM 15576, one region includes:
- the ptsP gene encoding phosphoenolpyruvate--protein phosphotransferase, with protein MPESEKKQITLHGIPAAPGICIGQAYLVGTNSMEVVRKYPVRKEDVTEESARMRQAVKKSETEISLLIKKMQQDNSQQSFILESHLAVLKDKMFFGSTIETIEQQQVNAEWALKITVDRLTHNFNKIEDEYLRDRSSDIFHVYERVMRNLVGNDDKGIDTIHKRVILVAPDLSPAEASQIRVEWVQGFVTDRGGRTSHTGIVARTLQLPAVLGLGNATTQIHTEDVIIVDGIAGLVIVNPDENTLVDYSEAEARYENHLFEISKFSHEPATSLDKRTTEVSANIELLEEVVSVKDKGADGIGLYRTEFLYMNRRALPTEEELFENYKEAVDLMEGKPVTIRTLDVAGEKVAKGLMAPHEDNPALGQRAIRFCMRHPGILRTQLRAILRAASHGKIRLLFPMISSVEEILAVNQIVREVRQDLESHNVEFGRDVETGMMIEVPSAAVCADLFTPHVDFFSIGTNDLIQYSLAVDRGNKNVAHLFQPLHPAVLRMVKRVSETARDAGIRMAMCGEMAADPLHIPLLMGMDFDEFSMNPQAVPVVKSVVRSLDHGQCQALLEEALKLPTADEIADLITGTYGDLVFQHPLYAQDAPQDQPE; from the coding sequence CGTTAAGAAATCCGAAACGGAAATCTCCCTGCTGATCAAAAAAATGCAGCAGGACAACTCCCAGCAGTCTTTTATCCTGGAGTCCCATCTTGCGGTCCTGAAGGACAAAATGTTTTTCGGCAGCACCATTGAGACCATTGAACAGCAGCAGGTGAACGCTGAGTGGGCCCTGAAAATCACCGTGGACCGCCTGACCCATAATTTCAACAAAATCGAGGACGAGTACCTCCGGGACCGGTCCAGCGATATATTTCACGTGTACGAACGCGTCATGCGCAACCTGGTGGGGAACGACGACAAAGGCATCGACACCATCCATAAGCGCGTGATCCTGGTGGCGCCCGACCTTTCCCCGGCGGAAGCCAGCCAGATCCGCGTGGAATGGGTCCAGGGATTCGTCACGGACCGGGGCGGCCGCACCTCCCATACGGGAATCGTAGCCCGCACCCTCCAACTGCCCGCGGTGCTGGGCCTGGGGAACGCCACAACCCAGATTCACACGGAAGACGTCATCATCGTAGACGGCATCGCCGGCCTGGTCATCGTCAACCCGGATGAAAACACTCTGGTGGATTACTCGGAAGCTGAGGCCCGATACGAAAACCACCTGTTTGAAATTTCAAAATTCAGTCACGAACCGGCCACGTCCCTGGACAAGAGAACCACGGAAGTCAGCGCCAATATCGAGCTTTTGGAAGAAGTGGTGTCGGTCAAGGACAAAGGCGCGGACGGCATAGGCCTGTACCGCACGGAATTCCTGTATATGAACCGCCGGGCCCTGCCCACGGAAGAAGAGCTGTTCGAAAACTACAAGGAAGCCGTGGACCTTATGGAGGGCAAGCCGGTCACCATCCGCACCCTGGACGTGGCGGGCGAAAAGGTCGCCAAGGGGCTTATGGCGCCCCACGAAGACAACCCGGCCCTGGGCCAGCGGGCCATCCGGTTTTGCATGCGCCATCCCGGAATTCTCCGCACCCAGCTTCGGGCCATCCTCCGGGCCGCCTCCCACGGCAAAATCCGTCTGCTCTTCCCCATGATCTCCAGCGTGGAGGAAATCCTGGCCGTTAACCAGATTGTGCGGGAAGTCCGGCAGGATTTGGAAAGCCACAACGTGGAATTCGGCCGTGACGTGGAAACCGGCATGATGATTGAAGTGCCCTCCGCCGCCGTGTGCGCGGATCTCTTCACGCCCCATGTGGATTTCTTCTCCATCGGCACCAACGACCTGATCCAGTATTCCCTGGCCGTGGACCGGGGCAATAAAAACGTGGCCCACCTGTTCCAACCCCTGCATCCCGCCGTGCTGCGCATGGTCAAACGGGTTTCCGAAACCGCCAGGGACGCAGGCATCCGTATGGCCATGTGCGGGGAAATGGCCGCCGACCCCTTGCACATCCCCTTGCTCATGGGCATGGATTTCGACGAATTCTCCATGAACCCCCAGGCCGTGCCCGTGGTCAAAAGCGTCGTCCGCTCCCTGGATCACGGCCAATGCCAGGCTCTGCTGGAAGAAGCCCTCAAGCTCCCCACGGCCGACGAAATCGCAGACCTAATAACCGGAACCTACGGCGACTTGGTGTTTCAGCATCCTCTCTACGCACAGGACGCGCCCCAGGATCAGCCGGAGTAA
- the smpB gene encoding SsrA-binding protein SmpB → MSNRPEHTKLVCQNRKARHDYHIDDRFEAGMVLTGTEVKSLREGRANLKDSYARVKNGELWLHQFHISEYPFAYYNNHEPLRIRKLLMHKQEIKRLTGKINERGFSLIPLEVYFSRGKAKVTLALARGKKAYDKRQDIKKRESKREMDRIKKDKGKGDY, encoded by the coding sequence ATGTCCAACAGGCCTGAACATACAAAACTAGTGTGCCAAAACCGCAAGGCAAGGCACGATTACCATATAGACGACCGCTTTGAGGCGGGCATGGTGCTCACCGGAACCGAAGTCAAATCCCTCCGGGAAGGCCGGGCCAACCTTAAGGATTCGTACGCCCGGGTGAAAAATGGCGAGTTGTGGCTGCACCAGTTCCACATCAGCGAATATCCTTTCGCCTACTACAACAACCACGAGCCTCTGCGGATTCGCAAACTGCTCATGCACAAACAGGAAATCAAACGCCTGACCGGAAAAATCAATGAGCGGGGCTTTTCCCTCATCCCCCTGGAAGTGTACTTCTCCCGGGGCAAAGCCAAGGTCACCCTGGCCCTGGCCCGGGGCAAAAAAGCCTACGACAAGCGCCAGGACATCAAAAAGCGCGAAAGCAAACGCGAAATGGACCGCATCAAAAAGGACAAAGGCAAGGGGGATTACTAG
- a CDS encoding class I SAM-dependent methyltransferase, with amino-acid sequence MTIDKDFNQSAKYYDEWVEKALPCFHEIFSAAMEIIPFPKGANIKVLDLGAGTGLFSRFVLEKYPNAQFVLLDVADKMLKVAEERFHGRINQFEFVIDDYRNLTAKNLGRFDLVITSLSIHHLEHSEKAQLFKDAFDVLNDNGMFINIDQIKGETDFLQKLYWDNWLEKVRKKGAAEEQIQASIQRRKDYDKDALVFDQVQWLKEAGFSNVDCIYRSFFMGLFFGVKQTG; translated from the coding sequence ATGACAATCGACAAGGACTTTAATCAGTCGGCGAAATACTATGATGAGTGGGTGGAAAAGGCCTTGCCTTGCTTTCATGAAATCTTTTCCGCGGCCATGGAAATCATTCCGTTTCCCAAAGGCGCCAACATCAAGGTTTTGGATCTGGGGGCGGGGACGGGCCTGTTTTCCAGGTTCGTCCTGGAAAAATATCCCAACGCCCAATTCGTCCTTTTGGATGTTGCGGATAAAATGCTTAAGGTCGCGGAAGAACGTTTTCACGGCCGCATCAATCAGTTTGAGTTTGTCATTGATGATTACAGAAATTTGACGGCTAAAAATTTGGGGCGGTTCGACCTTGTTATAACCAGCCTTTCCATCCACCACCTGGAGCACTCCGAAAAGGCGCAGCTTTTCAAAGACGCCTTTGACGTTCTGAATGACAACGGGATGTTCATCAACATTGATCAGATAAAGGGCGAAACCGACTTTCTGCAGAAATTGTATTGGGACAACTGGCTGGAAAAAGTCCGGAAAAAAGGGGCGGCGGAAGAGCAGATCCAGGCGAGCATCCAAAGAAGAAAGGATTACGACAAGGACGCCTTGGTTTTCGACCAAGTTCAGTGGTTGAAAGAGGCCGGGTTTTCCAATGTGGATTGCATATACAGAAGTTTTTTCATGGGACTGTTTTTCGGCGTGAAGCAGACAGGTTAG
- a CDS encoding TetR/AcrR family transcriptional regulator, translating to MAKKRAPYKKTQNRKQLIIQAALQCFNEKGFTDSTMEEIRTRANSSYGSVYHHFKNKEQLAAAVYVEGVADFQEGLLKALEGNPGAWEGLGKVVEYQFSWMEANPEWARYLVVMRHADFMQDAETALEEQNKQTYPALWAFIRRHVKAGALRDLPPDLYATLLLGPCQEYTRFWVFGRAQTPPEIAAEEIVSAAWQALKSPEK from the coding sequence ATGGCTAAAAAACGCGCGCCCTATAAAAAAACGCAAAATAGAAAGCAACTGATCATCCAGGCTGCGCTCCAATGCTTTAACGAAAAAGGATTCACCGACTCCACCATGGAGGAAATCCGCACCCGGGCCAATTCCTCCTACGGCAGCGTGTACCACCATTTCAAAAACAAGGAGCAGTTGGCTGCGGCAGTGTACGTGGAGGGCGTGGCCGATTTTCAAGAGGGATTGCTCAAAGCCCTGGAGGGAAATCCCGGCGCCTGGGAAGGCCTGGGCAAGGTGGTGGAGTATCAATTTTCCTGGATGGAGGCCAATCCCGAGTGGGCCAGATATTTGGTGGTCATGCGCCATGCGGACTTTATGCAGGACGCGGAAACCGCCTTAGAGGAGCAAAACAAGCAGACCTACCCCGCCCTGTGGGCCTTCATTCGCAGGCATGTCAAAGCGGGGGCTCTTCGCGACCTGCCGCCCGATCTTTACGCAACCTTGCTGTTGGGGCCTTGCCAGGAATACACCCGGTTTTGGGTCTTCGGCCGGGCCCAAACGCCCCCGGAAATCGCTGCCGAGGAAATCGTGTCCGCGGCTTGGCAGGCCTTAAAATCACCGGAGAAATAA
- a CDS encoding toll/interleukin-1 receptor domain-containing protein produces MAQYREISDEELQHILKQHQTWLKTNKKQGRQANLKGINLKDANLRDVRLQEADLSYANLLHADLHSANFNSANLQHANLPDANLILAQLQNANLLGANLSKSDLKFATLQDSNLWGANLQDTNFESAILTGANLEKVDLQGANLNSVNLSGADFKKAEFGYTIITCVDLKGAKGLENCIHNGPSSIGLDTIYKSGGNIPEVFLRGCGVPDNFIEYMRSLVGQKLDIYSCFISYSHADEEFAERLHSALQSSGVRCWYAPHDMQGGKKLYDQIDSAIRVHDKTLLCLSENSMGSKWVETEIRRTRKAMDKTGKQKLFPISIVDFNRIKEWECFDVNTGSDMADEVREFYIPDFSNWKDHDSFQKEFEKLLRDLKRDA; encoded by the coding sequence ATGGCCCAATACCGAGAAATCTCAGACGAAGAACTCCAACACATTCTTAAACAACACCAAACGTGGTTAAAAACAAATAAAAAACAAGGACGGCAAGCGAATCTCAAAGGCATCAACCTCAAGGATGCTAACCTTAGAGACGTCCGTCTCCAGGAGGCGGACCTATCGTATGCCAATCTTCTACACGCTGACCTCCACAGCGCAAACTTCAATTCTGCCAATCTCCAACATGCAAACCTTCCTGACGCTAATCTCATTCTTGCCCAACTTCAAAATGCCAATCTCCTTGGCGCTAACCTTTCAAAAAGCGATCTTAAGTTTGCTACCCTTCAAGACTCTAATCTTTGGGGAGCCAACCTCCAGGATACTAATTTTGAAAGTGCCATCCTAACTGGAGCCAACCTTGAGAAGGTAGACCTCCAGGGAGCAAATCTCAACAGCGTGAACCTTTCAGGTGCTGACTTTAAAAAAGCGGAATTCGGTTACACAATAATTACCTGCGTGGATCTAAAGGGCGCAAAAGGGTTAGAAAACTGCATACATAATGGCCCATCTTCCATCGGCCTGGACACGATTTACAAATCAGGCGGGAACATCCCCGAGGTTTTTCTCCGTGGCTGCGGCGTTCCCGACAATTTTATTGAGTACATGCGCTCCCTGGTTGGCCAAAAACTGGACATCTATTCCTGCTTTATCAGCTATTCCCACGCAGACGAAGAATTTGCAGAAAGGCTGCACAGCGCCCTCCAAAGCTCCGGGGTTCGCTGCTGGTATGCGCCCCACGATATGCAGGGGGGCAAAAAGCTGTACGATCAAATAGACTCCGCCATCCGGGTGCACGACAAAACCCTGTTGTGCTTGTCCGAAAACAGCATGGGGTCCAAATGGGTGGAGACGGAAATCAGACGCACCCGCAAAGCCATGGACAAAACCGGCAAGCAAAAGCTCTTTCCCATATCCATTGTGGATTTTAATAGGATCAAGGAATGGGAATGCTTTGACGTCAATACCGGCTCGGACATGGCCGACGAGGTGCGGGAGTTTTACATCCCGGATTTTTCCAATTGGAAGGATCATGATTCCTTTCAAAAGGAGTTTGAAAAACTGCTTCGGGATTTGAAAAGGGATGCATAA
- a CDS encoding DUF6918 family protein → MGVLYDVMLNDEIHTQVVSDYMALISNQVQRTSGPSGMVIKTAYKALKGVKPGYIEEVVEILLPSFMTVLDGHYEEYNENGAKAPFHVWIEGRSPAVADQLLEITDEVIQHADKKVVVKVYKGVRKIAKKHVTAAIPDMAAVTMKYMD, encoded by the coding sequence ATGGGCGTTTTGTACGATGTTATGTTGAACGATGAAATTCACACCCAAGTGGTATCCGATTATATGGCGCTCATCAGCAACCAGGTTCAACGGACTTCCGGTCCTTCCGGAATGGTCATCAAGACCGCCTACAAAGCATTGAAAGGCGTAAAGCCCGGATATATTGAAGAAGTGGTGGAAATCCTTTTGCCTTCCTTCATGACGGTCCTGGATGGACATTACGAAGAGTATAACGAAAACGGGGCCAAGGCGCCTTTTCATGTATGGATCGAAGGCCGCTCCCCCGCCGTGGCGGACCAGCTTCTGGAAATCACGGACGAAGTCATTCAGCACGCAGACAAAAAAGTAGTTGTGAAAGTGTACAAAGGCGTTCGCAAAATCGCAAAAAAGCATGTAACCGCGGCCATACCCGACATGGCGGCCGTGACCATGAAATATATGGATTAG
- a CDS encoding NYN domain-containing protein yields MLQAPETKLTRIGVFYDGNFFYHVSNYYKYVHPRRARLSVAGIHEFIKSQVAESEGVDPRYCQVVDAHYFRGRLGAQEAEQRQVLMSERVFDEILMREGIVTHYLPLGARGEKGIDVWLALEAFELTVLKHFNVVVLIAGDGDYVPLIRKINTLGTRIMVLGWDFEYTDNQNNKRRTVTSVNLLDQVTYPILMHTLIDDKTRRNDPVVHNLFVRPDSGSNGGSAYSRSEFPAEVPAAEPWEKPPQAEKRRGTIQSLKDGYGFIRTDTPGKNMFFHRTNLLDVEFDDLCEYDEVEYIPGMNDRGECALDVTRVAAVGNADRKPKIFDIEDELEEERRRQIEAAKAQGLDFDEEEDSYQDQDQTPDQDEIQEKDEIQEEDEDRQPTEEEEQRNFSHASSLSIWEE; encoded by the coding sequence ATGTTGCAGGCCCCTGAGACCAAGCTCACCCGTATTGGAGTCTTCTACGACGGAAACTTTTTCTATCACGTAAGCAACTATTATAAATACGTGCATCCACGGAGAGCCCGCCTCAGCGTTGCGGGAATTCATGAATTCATCAAGAGCCAGGTGGCGGAATCCGAAGGCGTGGATCCCAGGTACTGCCAGGTGGTGGACGCCCATTATTTTCGCGGACGCCTGGGCGCCCAGGAAGCGGAGCAGCGTCAGGTGCTCATGTCCGAACGCGTATTTGACGAAATCCTCATGCGCGAAGGCATTGTAACCCATTACCTGCCCTTGGGCGCCAGGGGAGAAAAGGGCATTGACGTGTGGTTGGCTCTGGAAGCCTTTGAACTGACCGTGCTCAAGCATTTTAACGTAGTGGTTCTCATCGCCGGAGACGGAGATTACGTGCCCCTGATCCGCAAGATAAACACCCTGGGAACCCGCATCATGGTCCTGGGCTGGGACTTTGAATACACGGACAATCAAAACAACAAACGCCGCACCGTCACCTCCGTGAACCTGCTGGATCAGGTGACCTATCCCATTCTCATGCATACGTTGATTGACGATAAAACCCGGCGCAACGACCCGGTGGTGCATAACCTGTTCGTCAGGCCCGACTCGGGGAGCAACGGCGGCTCTGCGTACAGCCGAAGCGAGTTTCCCGCGGAAGTTCCCGCAGCGGAGCCTTGGGAAAAGCCGCCCCAAGCTGAAAAGCGCCGCGGCACCATCCAGAGCCTCAAGGACGGCTACGGCTTCATCCGCACGGACACGCCAGGCAAGAACATGTTTTTCCATCGCACCAACCTGCTGGACGTGGAATTCGACGATTTGTGCGAATACGACGAAGTGGAATACATCCCGGGAATGAACGATCGCGGCGAGTGCGCCCTGGACGTGACCCGCGTGGCCGCCGTGGGCAATGCCGACCGGAAGCCCAAAATTTTCGACATCGAGGACGAGTTGGAAGAAGAAAGGCGGCGCCAGATAGAGGCGGCCAAGGCTCAAGGCCTTGATTTTGATGAGGAGGAGGATTCCTATCAGGATCAGGACCAAACCCCGGATCAGGACGAGATACAGGAAAAGGACGAGATCCAGGAAGAGGACGAGGATCGGCAGCCCACCGAGGAGGAAGAGCAGAGGAATTTCTCCCACGCCAGCAGCTTGTCCATCTGGGAAGAGTGA
- a CDS encoding EF-hand domain-containing protein — protein MIRGINSGASYLIAQDMEPEKPESPFERIDFNEDGVLEMSELETFASQMPEGAGPSLSAYDLIAELDTDGDALLTREEFDAGRSGGLPPGALMGLFGEIDADKNGELDESEIAAFVKAMDEMDGAGEIAPDIIAELDADGDGVLSLEELEAGRPDGPPPHMTGAMSGGQQAGANETAQVQEETSTEESDPLDANGDGFVDAREAAAGLNLRAWMQVHQKSVIYGSYGKGQNSVNLSA, from the coding sequence ATGATACGCGGAATCAATAGCGGTGCAAGCTATTTGATCGCCCAGGATATGGAGCCGGAAAAGCCGGAAAGCCCCTTTGAACGGATCGACTTCAATGAGGACGGCGTCTTGGAGATGAGCGAACTGGAAACCTTCGCCTCCCAAATGCCGGAAGGCGCGGGGCCTTCCCTCAGCGCGTACGATCTGATTGCGGAACTGGACACGGACGGCGACGCCCTCCTGACCCGGGAGGAATTCGACGCCGGCAGGTCCGGCGGTCTTCCTCCAGGCGCCCTCATGGGGCTTTTCGGGGAAATCGACGCGGACAAGAACGGGGAACTGGACGAATCCGAGATTGCGGCCTTTGTAAAAGCCATGGATGAAATGGACGGAGCAGGCGAGATTGCTCCCGATATCATCGCGGAGCTGGATGCGGACGGCGACGGCGTTCTCTCCCTGGAGGAACTTGAGGCGGGAAGGCCGGACGGCCCGCCTCCCCACATGACGGGGGCCATGAGCGGCGGTCAGCAGGCGGGGGCGAATGAGACCGCGCAAGTGCAGGAGGAAACGTCAACCGAAGAATCAGACCCTTTGGACGCGAATGGGGACGGGTTTGTGGACGCCAGGGAAGCGGCCGCAGGCCTTAATTTAAGAGCCTGGATGCAGGTGCATCAAAAATCCGTTATTTACGGCTCGTACGGAAAAGGACAAAATTCCGTCAACCTATCGGCATAG
- a CDS encoding MFS transporter, whose translation MSDSKEYKKIVRSWCMYDWANSAFATTMMAAMYPPFFHAAAVKAGFTPAGATAAWGYFAAAALFIVAVSAPLLGAMADYMGRRKLFVGLFAGLGVICTCAAVFLGDDTWLLAGLLFMGGNVGFAGANVFYESLLPLIAKEGDVDTISARGYALGYLGGGLLLVINALMVTKPHWFGMEGVGFAVRASFFSVGVWWGVFSIPLLKNVPEPPRDVKNTSKIPIGEGVARLAATFRDIKKYKQLLIFLAAFWVYNDGIGTIIKMATAYGSEIGIGMTHLIGALVLTQFIGMPCAIAFGALANRIGAKACILIALGVYVIICIAGYFMSTPLHFYILAGLVGTVQGGSQALSRSLYAAMTPKAKASEFFGFFSSSAKMAGIAGPLVFGAVSNFAGESRLSIFSLIVFFVVGGLLLIKVDVQEGIAAAKE comes from the coding sequence GTGTCTGATTCCAAGGAATACAAGAAGATCGTCCGGTCCTGGTGCATGTACGACTGGGCCAACTCCGCCTTTGCTACCACCATGATGGCGGCCATGTATCCGCCTTTTTTCCACGCCGCCGCGGTTAAGGCGGGCTTCACACCAGCCGGCGCAACGGCCGCCTGGGGCTATTTTGCCGCCGCCGCCTTGTTTATTGTGGCTGTCAGCGCCCCCCTGCTGGGCGCCATGGCGGATTACATGGGGCGCAGAAAGCTGTTTGTAGGCTTGTTCGCGGGCCTGGGAGTCATTTGCACCTGCGCCGCCGTGTTTTTGGGAGACGACACATGGCTCCTGGCCGGGTTGCTGTTCATGGGCGGAAACGTAGGCTTCGCCGGCGCCAATGTCTTCTATGAATCCCTGTTGCCCCTGATCGCCAAAGAAGGGGACGTGGACACGATCTCCGCCAGGGGATACGCCCTGGGATATCTGGGCGGCGGGCTATTGCTGGTGATCAACGCCCTCATGGTCACCAAGCCGCATTGGTTCGGCATGGAAGGCGTGGGCTTTGCGGTCCGGGCGTCCTTTTTTTCCGTGGGCGTCTGGTGGGGCGTGTTTTCCATTCCCTTACTGAAAAACGTGCCTGAACCGCCCAGGGATGTGAAAAACACCTCCAAAATTCCCATAGGAGAAGGAGTCGCCAGGCTCGCCGCAACATTCCGGGACATCAAAAAATATAAGCAGCTGCTCATTTTTCTGGCGGCCTTCTGGGTGTACAACGACGGCATAGGCACCATCATCAAGATGGCCACGGCCTACGGCAGCGAAATCGGCATTGGCATGACCCACCTTATCGGCGCCCTGGTTTTGACCCAGTTTATCGGCATGCCCTGCGCCATCGCATTCGGCGCCCTGGCCAATCGAATCGGCGCCAAAGCCTGCATTCTCATCGCCCTGGGAGTATACGTGATCATATGCATTGCAGGATATTTTATGAGCACGCCGCTGCATTTCTACATCCTGGCCGGTCTCGTGGGCACGGTGCAGGGAGGCAGCCAGGCCTTGTCGCGGTCCTTGTACGCAGCCATGACGCCCAAGGCAAAGGCCTCGGAGTTTTTCGGCTTTTTTTCCTCCAGCGCCAAAATGGCGGGAATCGCCGGACCTCTGGTCTTCGGCGCCGTCAGCAATTTCGCCGGGGAAAGCCGGCTCTCCATATTCTCCCTGATTGTCTTTTTTGTGGTTGGCGGCCTCCTGCTGATAAAAGTGGACGTCCAGGAAGGAATTGCAGCGGCGAAAGAATAA
- a CDS encoding sensor domain-containing diguanylate cyclase → MLRKKNHLIAIVTVLLISGFVVTTLANYYVVRETVRKQIAENELPLTSDNVYSEIQRDLLSSVFISSLMSTDTFVRDWLIQGERNSDQITNYLNEIQQKYNTFTSFLVSEQTGVYYHSSGPLKTVSPEEPRDKWYYRVRKMKTDYEINIDPDLGNKDAMTIFVNYRIYDYDGNFIGVTGVGLTISAVKKLIERYKLQYGREIFFLNMKGRLMLHGREFSDHENSLLDMNDMAPLVTKALKVRDGAFTMDGGWGPILYNVRYIPEFDWILVVGQSESGALRQIHNAVVVNLFIYAFVTIIVLILVNLAISYYQKRLEEMASTDKLTGIYNRQAFDILLSQAIKEAGRRGDPLSLIMLDLDHFKQINDSFGHLAGDAVLKNLVKNMERSVRKSDALGRWGGEEFMALLHGCTLDDAFLIAEKIRIAVGSSVTTYNQLAIQAAVSIGVAQYQECESPESLLNRADIALYKAKEGGRNRTEKHTGEPSDCLLENASNKDG, encoded by the coding sequence ATGCTGCGGAAAAAAAATCATTTGATTGCCATTGTCACTGTTCTCTTGATCTCAGGTTTTGTGGTCACCACCCTGGCGAACTATTACGTCGTGCGGGAGACCGTCCGAAAGCAAATCGCTGAGAATGAACTGCCCCTGACCAGCGATAACGTATATTCGGAAATCCAAAGGGACCTGCTTAGCAGCGTGTTCATTTCGTCCCTCATGTCCACGGACACCTTTGTGCGGGACTGGCTTATCCAGGGGGAGCGGAACTCCGATCAGATTACCAATTATCTTAATGAAATCCAGCAAAAATACAACACGTTCACCAGTTTTTTGGTTTCGGAGCAAACCGGCGTCTATTATCACTCGTCAGGGCCTTTAAAAACCGTCAGCCCGGAAGAGCCGCGGGACAAGTGGTACTACCGGGTGCGTAAGATGAAAACCGATTATGAGATCAACATAGACCCGGACCTTGGCAATAAAGACGCCATGACGATTTTCGTCAATTACCGCATTTATGACTACGACGGCAATTTTATCGGCGTCACCGGGGTGGGCCTGACCATCAGCGCTGTCAAAAAGCTCATAGAGCGATATAAGCTGCAATACGGCCGGGAGATTTTTTTCCTGAATATGAAAGGCCGGCTGATGCTTCACGGCCGGGAGTTTTCCGACCATGAAAATAGTCTGTTGGATATGAACGATATGGCGCCTCTCGTGACGAAGGCTTTGAAAGTCCGGGACGGGGCCTTTACCATGGACGGAGGCTGGGGGCCGATTCTGTATAATGTCCGTTATATACCCGAATTTGATTGGATTTTGGTCGTAGGACAGTCCGAGTCCGGCGCTTTACGCCAAATTCACAATGCCGTGGTCGTTAATCTGTTTATATACGCCTTTGTAACCATCATTGTCCTGATATTGGTCAACCTGGCCATATCCTATTATCAGAAACGCCTGGAAGAAATGGCGTCCACGGACAAGCTCACCGGAATTTATAACCGTCAGGCCTTTGATATATTGCTCAGCCAGGCCATAAAAGAGGCCGGCCGCCGTGGCGATCCGCTTTCCCTGATCATGCTGGATCTCGATCATTTCAAGCAAATTAACGACTCATTCGGGCATCTTGCCGGAGATGCGGTTTTAAAGAACCTGGTCAAAAACATGGAAAGAAGCGTGCGGAAGTCTGACGCACTAGGCCGTTGGGGAGGGGAGGAGTTTATGGCGCTTCTTCACGGCTGCACGCTGGACGACGCCTTTTTGATTGCCGAAAAAATCCGTATAGCGGTCGGTTCCAGCGTGACCACTTATAATCAGTTAGCCATACAAGCCGCGGTCAGCATTGGCGTGGCCCAATATCAGGAGTGCGAAAGCCCGGAAAGCCTGCTGAATCGGGCGGACATAGCCTTGTACAAAGCAAAGGAAGGCGGGAGAAACCGGACGGAAAAGCACACCGGCGAGCCTTCGGACTGCCTTTTAGAAAACGCTTCCAATAAAGACGGCTAA